A genomic stretch from Hemibagrus wyckioides isolate EC202008001 linkage group LG20, SWU_Hwy_1.0, whole genome shotgun sequence includes:
- the cadm3 gene encoding cell adhesion molecule 3 translates to MREFLQVNMAFSSFPLSTLITLVLLVASIQSNSMYDDDEDPFQPVTSDETVAEGGTVTLTCRVAETDNSSLQWSNTAQQTLYFGAKRALRDNRIQLHKSTPTELSITISNVQLSDDGEYTCSIFTMPVRIARATVTVLGVPGKPVITGFEDPVQEEGSVTLTCTSTGSKPPAQLYWYRGQEKLEGRPNVVESNPNEPTYTVTSVLMLQVTRNDNNAMIGCAVDHPSITNGEKRTEQPLSVLFSPSVLIKPESDLPREGERFSLHCVGNGNPEPLSFLWQKKDAEFPPQVRPDGAYLRFEALNKSDNGVYLCHADNGIGWNEGSYTLLVQDPTAMTSSSGVDHAVIGGVVAVIVFIMLCLLIVLGRYLIRHKGTYLTHEAKGSDDAQDADTAIINAEGGHSGIEDKKEYFI, encoded by the exons atgatgatgaagatcctTTCCAGCCAGTGACTTCAGATGAGACAGTGGCTGAGGGAGGTACGGTGACTCTGACATGTCGTGTGGCTGAGACTGATAATTCCTCCCTCCAGTGGTCCAACACTGCACAGCAGACACTCTACTTTGGAGCTAAAAGAG CTCTAAGGGATAACCGTATCCAGCTACATAAGTCCACACCCACAGAGCTGTCAATCACCATCTCCAACGTGCAGCTGTCAGATGATGGAGAATATACCTGCTCCATCTTCACCATGCCTGTACGGATTGCACGGGCCACTGTCACTGTACTCG GAGTACCCGGGAAGCCAGTAATAACAGGTTTTGAGGATCCAGTGCAGGAAGAAGGGAGTGTGACACTTACCTGCACCAGCACGGGTAGCAAACCTCCGGCTCAGCTGTACTGGTATAGAGGACAGGAAAAGCTGgagg GCCGTCCCAATGTGGTGGAGTCAAACCCAAATGAGCCAACATACACAGTGACAAGTGTGCTCATGCTGCAGGTGACCAGAAATGATAACAATGCCATGATCGGCTGTGCTGTGGACCATCCATCGATCACCAATGGCGAGAAAAGGACAGAACAGCCTTTGAGCGTGCTGT TCTCCCCAAGTGTCTTGATTAAGCCTGAGAGTGACCTGCCTCGAGAGGGAGAAAGGTTTTCTCTGCATTGTGTGGGGAATGGAAACCCTGA GCCCTTGTCGTTCTTGTGGCAAAAGAAAGATGCAGAGTTCCCTCCACAGGTGAGGCCTGACGGTGCATACCTCCGCTTTGAGGCCCTCAACAAATCCGATAATGGAGTTTACTTGTGTCATGCAGACAATGGAATTGGCTGGAATGAGGGATCCTACACTCTGTTGGTACAAG ACCCCACAGCAATGACCAGTTCATCAGGTGTTGATCATGCTGTGATTGGTGGAGTCGTGGCTGTCATTGTCTTCATCATGCTGTGCCTCCTCATTGTCCTTGGCAGATACCTCATTAGACACAAAG GTACATACCTGACCCATGAAGCAAAGGGCTCAGATGATGCCCAGGATGCCGACACAGCAATCATCAATGCAGAAGGTGGCCACTCTGGCATTGAGGACAAGAAAGAATATTTCATCTAA